A section of the Paenibacillus odorifer genome encodes:
- a CDS encoding YjfB family protein — translation MDIAALSMAMSQASLAQNVGIQVMNIAKNQAETQSQTMVEMLGKSVAPNLGKTLDISV, via the coding sequence ATGGATATAGCTGCATTATCAATGGCAATGAGCCAAGCATCCTTAGCTCAAAATGTTGGGATACAGGTCATGAATATTGCCAAGAATCAGGCTGAAACCCAGAGCCAAACTATGGTGGAAATGCTGGGCAAAAGCGTTGCTCCGAATTTGGGAAAAACACTTGATATTAGTGTGTAA
- a CDS encoding RNA polymerase sigma factor, giving the protein MQRSMTRPGNHVMKSYEIYADMLFRIALVHLGSRQDAEEATQDTFIKLIEKAPKFKDAEHQKAWLIRVITNHCKTLLGRGWRKREVKLESAEPIAADSPEDWALLQLVMAMPMKYKTVIHLYYYEDYPIQEIGKILQISQSAVKMRLQRGRQRLKLELEGAEPQ; this is encoded by the coding sequence ATGCAGCGATCCATGACCCGGCCGGGAAATCATGTGATGAAGAGTTACGAAATCTACGCAGATATGCTGTTCCGGATCGCTTTGGTCCATCTAGGCAGCCGGCAAGATGCCGAAGAAGCCACTCAGGATACCTTCATCAAGCTAATAGAAAAAGCGCCAAAGTTCAAAGATGCCGAACATCAGAAGGCATGGCTGATCCGGGTAATCACCAATCATTGTAAAACACTACTGGGCAGAGGCTGGCGCAAGCGCGAGGTTAAGCTGGAGAGCGCTGAGCCAATTGCGGCAGACAGCCCCGAGGATTGGGCTCTGCTGCAGTTAGTTATGGCGATGCCCATGAAGTATAAAACCGTAATCCATCTTTATTATTACGAGGACTATCCCATCCAGGAGATCGGCAAGATTCTGCAGATTAGTCAGTCTGCCGTGAAAATGAGACTTCAGCGGGGACGGCAACGGTTAAAACTGGAGCTGGAAGGAGCGGAACCACAGTGA
- a CDS encoding ImmA/IrrE family metallo-endopeptidase, whose product MKSYYQMTVLEKWTEDLYKRLNLHQPSQISISYIAERLNIWVHYLDVRSKSIEASAGMYSLFIDNRLPANLQRLEFLHELCHLLRHGSDNQTLMPEHFTRAQEDESERFILYAAMPYSMISRMTLPEQREDAISYLAAEFQVPAELALQRIDQIQRRVFQGQLLAVMGRSEERQTHIRNGSRR is encoded by the coding sequence ATGAAATCATATTATCAAATGACTGTGCTTGAGAAATGGACGGAGGATCTATACAAGCGATTAAATCTTCATCAGCCTTCGCAAATTTCAATATCGTATATTGCAGAGCGGCTTAATATCTGGGTTCATTATTTGGATGTGAGAAGCAAGAGCATTGAAGCGTCTGCAGGGATGTACAGCCTGTTTATCGACAACCGCCTTCCAGCCAATCTTCAACGGCTAGAGTTTCTTCATGAACTGTGTCATCTACTTCGCCATGGCAGCGATAATCAGACCTTGATGCCAGAGCATTTCACGCGGGCACAGGAGGACGAATCAGAGCGTTTTATCTTGTATGCGGCGATGCCTTACTCCATGATCTCCCGCATGACATTGCCTGAGCAACGGGAAGATGCCATCTCCTATCTTGCAGCAGAATTCCAAGTACCTGCCGAGCTGGCCTTACAGCGGATTGATCAGATCCAAAGACGTGTGTTCCAAGGGCAATTATTGGCCGTGATGGGAAGAAGCGAAGAACGACAGACACATATTCGCAACGGATCACGGAGATAA